A single Seriola aureovittata isolate HTS-2021-v1 ecotype China chromosome 19, ASM2101889v1, whole genome shotgun sequence DNA region contains:
- the LOC130160620 gene encoding golgin subfamily A member 6-like protein 22 codes for MAEAVPQSCPRRRPEARRKQSELSVLRQENTRLERQVNRLLITDTVKISNLEERLQAREQEVLDAFTKHWEETVMNQMEVGRLQQCLQLQEEKNQQEVKEVKEELNQSKRDLLQLVKEKEELAERLTQVENQLRSQEEQKLLMEEAWREKFNALRAEVASREESSERRRKQVEEEKDKEEQEEKQKEEKEEKDKEKQEEKQKEEKEDIKKKQKKEKAELKKQKEEEKQAQKNKEKEEKKAQKKREKEEKEEQKKRKEEEEKAKKESKGKEKTEKKRGMWSWMHRNKKCDSDSQVEEAAGCSTQTGGQ; via the coding sequence ATGGCAGAGGCTGTTCCACAGAGCTGTCCACGTCGCAGACCAgaggccagaagaaaacaaagtgagCTCTCTGTTCTGCGACAGGAGAACACCCGCCTGGAGAGGCAGGTGAACCGCCTGCTGATTACTGACACAGTCAAAATCAGCAACCTGGAGGAGCGTCTGCAGGCCAGGGAGCAGGAGGTCCTGGACGCTTTTACAAAGCACTGGGAGGAAACTGTGATGAACCAGATGGAGGTCGGCCGTCTTCAGCAGTGTCTCCaactgcaggaggagaagaacCAGCAGGAGGTCAAGGAGGTCAAGGAGGAGCTCAACCAGAGCAAAAGGGACCTCCTGCAGCTcgtgaaggagaaggaggaactTGCTGAGAGACTCACTCAGGTTGAAAACCAGCTGAGGAGCCAGGAGGAGCAAAAACTCCTGATGGAGGAGGCTTGGAGGGAGAAGTTCAACGCTCTGAGAGCGGAGGTCGCCAGCAGAGAAGAGagctcagagaggagaagaaaacaagtggaggaggagaaagacaaggaggagcaggaggagaaacaaaaggaggaaaaggaggagaaagacaaggagaagcaggaggagaaacaaaaggaggaaaaggaggatatcaagaagaaacaaaagaaagagaaggcagaactgaagaagcaaaaagaggaggagaagcaagcacagaaaaacaaagagaaagaggagaagaaggctcagaaaaagagagaaaaagaggagaaggaagaacagaagaagaggaaagaggaggaggagaaggcaaAGAAGGAGagcaaaggaaaggagaagacggagaagaagagagggatgTGGAGCTGGATGCACAGAAACAAGAAGTGTGACAGCGACAGTCAGGTGGAGGAGGCGGCTGGTTGCTCCACTCAGACCGGAGGACAGTAG